The Pseudomonas azadiae genome contains a region encoding:
- a CDS encoding HIT family protein — MDCIFCSIARGTAPSHLLWEDQSHMAFLSIFPNTPGFSVVIPKIHHGSYAFAQSNTVLCDLVVAAKKTALLLDNALTGVARTGMILEGYGVDHLHAKLFPMHGTGEDSTFKKISSTLDKYFEHYEGYLSSHDAARADDRALAELAAHIRSFARQPTSTFDLHTHVRSALLRLD, encoded by the coding sequence ATGGACTGTATTTTTTGCAGCATTGCCCGCGGTACCGCCCCCTCTCATCTTTTGTGGGAGGACCAGTCCCACATGGCCTTTCTCTCCATATTCCCCAACACCCCAGGCTTCAGTGTCGTCATCCCTAAAATCCATCACGGCAGCTATGCGTTTGCCCAGTCGAATACAGTGCTTTGCGACCTAGTGGTCGCGGCCAAAAAGACTGCGCTGCTTCTGGACAACGCGCTCACAGGTGTTGCCAGAACGGGCATGATTCTGGAGGGCTATGGCGTGGATCATCTGCACGCCAAGTTGTTCCCGATGCATGGGACAGGGGAGGACAGCACTTTCAAAAAAATCAGCTCAACATTGGACAAATATTTTGAGCATTACGAAGGCTATCTTTCTTCCCATGACGCGGCCAGGGCAGACGATAGAGCGCTGGCTGAATTGGCGGCTCATATCAGATCTTTCGCCAGGCAACCAACCTCCACATTTGATCTCCATACCCACGTACGAAGCGCCCTCCTTCGCCTCGACTAA
- a CDS encoding CynX/NimT family MFS transporter, with translation MPLNPSSIGKFVGWALLVVLGLNLRPILSSISPLLGEIRQATGLSFQSSALLTSLPVVCMGLVALVGVRVEAKLGERRGIALGLMMILLACLARWLMGQGSALLVTALLGGAGVALIQALVPAMIKREFHYRVPVAMGVYSASLMAGGGLAALLSPVVASHFQHWQAGLGVWLLPALAALLLWAWLPLGAAKNPQVAPAFQGLRNRRAWLLALYFGLVNCGYMSLVAWLPAYYQQLGWDVLPSGTLLAFMTIFQVIAALLMPVLAQRGVDRRPLLWVSLLAQTFGYLGLLIAPLQFPHVWVALCGFGLGACFALSLLLTLDHHRDPRQAGQLAAFVQGVGFLINAVSPWLTGWLREVTGSFVSAWAVLTVTVVAMLLVTRVFSPATYRSGLEVAAPGHA, from the coding sequence ATGCCGCTTAACCCTTCATCCATCGGCAAATTTGTAGGCTGGGCCCTGCTGGTGGTGCTCGGCCTGAACCTGAGGCCGATCCTCAGCTCGATCAGCCCATTGCTCGGCGAGATTCGCCAGGCCACCGGCCTGAGTTTCCAGAGCAGCGCCCTGCTTACCAGCCTGCCGGTGGTGTGCATGGGCCTGGTGGCGCTGGTGGGTGTGCGCGTTGAAGCAAAGCTGGGTGAGCGACGCGGCATCGCCTTGGGCCTGATGATGATTCTGCTGGCGTGCCTGGCCCGTTGGTTGATGGGCCAGGGCTCGGCGCTGCTGGTCACGGCCTTGCTCGGCGGTGCCGGCGTGGCGCTGATCCAGGCGTTGGTGCCGGCGATGATCAAGCGCGAGTTTCATTACCGCGTGCCGGTGGCGATGGGGGTGTACTCCGCGTCGTTGATGGCCGGCGGCGGGTTGGCGGCATTGCTCAGCCCGGTGGTGGCCAGCCATTTCCAGCACTGGCAGGCCGGGCTCGGCGTGTGGTTGTTGCCAGCGCTGGCGGCGTTGCTGTTGTGGGCCTGGTTGCCGCTGGGCGCTGCGAAAAACCCACAAGTAGCCCCGGCATTCCAGGGCCTGCGCAATCGTCGCGCCTGGCTGCTGGCGCTGTATTTCGGCTTGGTGAACTGCGGTTACATGAGCCTGGTGGCGTGGCTGCCCGCCTACTATCAGCAACTGGGCTGGGACGTATTGCCCAGCGGAACACTGCTGGCCTTCATGACGATCTTCCAGGTGATCGCGGCGCTATTGATGCCGGTGCTGGCGCAACGCGGGGTCGACCGTCGACCCCTGCTGTGGGTCAGCCTGCTGGCCCAGACCTTTGGCTACCTCGGCCTGTTGATTGCACCGTTGCAGTTTCCCCATGTGTGGGTGGCGCTGTGCGGTTTCGGCCTGGGGGCGTGTTTCGCCCTCAGCCTGTTGCTGACCCTGGACCATCACCGCGACCCGCGACAAGCCGGTCAACTGGCGGCGTTCGTACAGGGCGTGGGCTTTTTGATCAACGCGGTTTCGCCTTGGCTGACCGGCTGGCTGCGCGAAGTCACCGGCAGCTTTGTCAGCGCCTGGGCCGTGCTCACGGTAACGGTCGTGGCGATGCTGCTGGTGACGCGGGTGTTCAGCCCGGCCACCTACCGCAGCGGGCTGGAAGTCGCAGCGCCCGGTCACGCCTAA
- a CDS encoding alpha/beta hydrolase, translating into MHSESIRYLIVPGWQGSPEDHWQSHWQHSLPNSARVEQADWVTPRREDWVAALAEAIAADSTPVILIAHSLGCITVAHWAATAPVQSLRQVRGALLVAPADVERPACAPALRNFAPIPTDLLPFPSQVVSSDNDSAISAHRAVELARNWGAEAGILSGAGHINVKSGHQRWEQGFAYLYRLQSRLEHHARRTA; encoded by the coding sequence ATGCACAGCGAGTCGATTCGTTACCTGATCGTGCCGGGCTGGCAAGGATCGCCCGAAGATCATTGGCAAAGCCATTGGCAGCACAGCCTGCCCAACAGCGCCCGCGTGGAGCAGGCCGACTGGGTTACGCCGCGTCGCGAAGACTGGGTCGCCGCGCTTGCCGAGGCCATCGCGGCCGACAGCACGCCGGTGATCCTGATTGCCCATAGCCTGGGCTGCATCACGGTGGCGCATTGGGCGGCCACCGCCCCGGTGCAGTCTCTGCGGCAGGTGCGCGGTGCGTTGCTGGTGGCCCCGGCCGACGTCGAACGCCCCGCGTGTGCACCGGCGTTGCGAAACTTCGCACCTATTCCCACCGACCTGTTGCCGTTTCCCAGCCAAGTGGTCAGTTCCGACAACGACAGTGCCATCAGCGCCCATAGGGCGGTGGAGCTGGCCCGTAACTGGGGCGCCGAGGCCGGTATTTTGTCCGGTGCCGGCCATATCAATGTGAAGTCCGGCCACCAGCGTTGGGAGCAGGGTTTCGCCTACCTGTATCGCCTGCAAAGCCGCCTTGAGCATCACGCCCGGCGCACCGCGTAA
- a CDS encoding sigma 54-interacting transcriptional regulator codes for MNLHETYGQPLLTFPDAEKSPLSIRAKALVFVDPRSRQLREELESLAPRALPVLIRGETGSGKELLARHIHRGSDRAGLFVSVNCGAISPTYADAELFGYAAGSHSGAASSRAGWFGSANGGTLYLDEIGDLPLPIQVKLLAALENHEVTRVGAQQPSPVDVRLVAATSIDLAQAVAAGKFHQRLFHYLSEGQLDLPALRERVGDILSLAEYFLGIYSQRLDLPVPLISDAAQRVLEHHSWPGNTRELENVIHFALLVSSGDEILPEHLNLPVAGSPMEQVRRIFASASPAEQERLRKFLHEQNGI; via the coding sequence ATGAACCTGCATGAAACCTACGGCCAGCCTTTGCTGACCTTCCCCGATGCCGAAAAAAGCCCGCTCAGTATCCGCGCCAAGGCGTTGGTGTTTGTTGATCCGCGTTCACGGCAACTGCGCGAAGAACTGGAAAGCCTCGCGCCGCGCGCCTTGCCCGTGTTGATTCGCGGCGAGACGGGCAGCGGCAAGGAGTTGCTGGCGCGGCATATTCACCGTGGCAGCGACCGCGCTGGGTTGTTTGTCTCGGTCAACTGCGGCGCGATCAGCCCCACTTACGCCGATGCGGAATTGTTCGGTTATGCCGCCGGTAGCCATAGCGGCGCGGCGAGCAGCCGAGCCGGCTGGTTCGGTTCAGCCAATGGCGGCACGTTATACCTGGATGAAATCGGCGACTTGCCGCTGCCGATCCAGGTCAAATTGCTTGCGGCCCTGGAGAATCACGAGGTCACCCGCGTTGGCGCCCAACAGCCAAGCCCCGTGGACGTGCGCCTGGTGGCGGCCACCAGCATCGACTTGGCGCAGGCGGTGGCGGCGGGCAAATTTCATCAGCGCCTGTTTCATTACTTGAGCGAAGGCCAATTGGACCTGCCCGCGCTGCGCGAGCGGGTCGGCGATATCCTGTCTCTGGCCGAGTACTTTCTTGGCATTTACAGCCAGCGCCTGGACCTTCCGGTACCGTTGATCAGCGATGCCGCCCAGCGCGTGTTGGAACACCACAGCTGGCCCGGCAATACCCGCGAGCTGGAAAACGTCATTCACTTTGCATTGCTGGTGAGCAGCGGCGATGAGATTTTGCCCGAGCATCTGAACCTGCCCGTCGCCGGTTCGCCGATGGAACAGGTGCGGCGGATTTTCGCGAGCGCCAGTCCTGCCGAGCAGGAAAGGTTAAGAAAATTCCTGCATGAGCAAAATGGAATATGA
- a CDS encoding MetQ/NlpA family ABC transporter substrate-binding protein yields MKKVLLFTALAAALTAGFAQANEKLVVAATPVPHAEILELIKPTLAKEGVDLQIKVFTDYVQPNVQVAEKRLDANYFQTLPYLENFNKGKGTNLVTVIGVHVEPFGGYSKKIKHISELKDGATVAIPNEGSNSGRALLLLQKAGVITLKDPTNALSTPKDIASNPKNLKFKELESALLPRVLDQVDLDMINTNYALEAGLNPAKDALIIEDAKSPYVNFLVARPDNKDSDAIQKLAKALTSPEVKAFIEKKYNGAVLPAF; encoded by the coding sequence ATGAAAAAGGTTCTGTTGTTTACCGCACTGGCGGCTGCCCTGACAGCTGGCTTCGCCCAGGCCAATGAAAAACTGGTGGTGGCCGCCACCCCGGTGCCGCATGCCGAGATCCTTGAGCTGATCAAGCCGACCCTGGCCAAAGAAGGCGTGGACTTGCAGATCAAAGTCTTCACCGACTACGTACAGCCGAACGTGCAAGTCGCTGAGAAACGCCTGGACGCCAACTACTTCCAGACCCTGCCGTACCTGGAAAACTTCAACAAGGGCAAGGGCACCAACCTGGTCACCGTGATCGGCGTGCACGTCGAGCCGTTCGGTGGCTACTCGAAAAAGATCAAGCATATTTCCGAACTCAAGGACGGCGCCACCGTTGCCATCCCGAACGAAGGCTCCAACAGCGGCCGTGCCCTGTTGCTGCTGCAGAAAGCCGGTGTGATCACCCTGAAAGACCCGACCAATGCCCTGTCTACGCCGAAAGACATCGCCAGCAACCCGAAAAACCTGAAATTCAAAGAGCTGGAATCCGCCCTGCTGCCACGCGTGCTCGACCAGGTTGATCTGGACATGATCAATACAAACTATGCGTTGGAAGCCGGCCTCAACCCGGCCAAGGACGCGCTGATCATCGAAGACGCCAAGTCGCCGTACGTGAACTTCCTGGTCGCACGCCCGGACAACAAGGACAGCGATGCGATCCAGAAGTTGGCCAAGGCCCTGACCAGCCCGGAAGTCAAAGCCTTCATCGAGAAGAAGTACAACGGCGCGGTGTTGCCGGCGTTCTGA
- a CDS encoding efflux RND transporter periplasmic adaptor subunit codes for MGGRISTCIFGLGLLTLLSGCGEEKAEPKAHSRVFVQTVQPADFAAAVTLTGDIQARVQTDLSFRVGGKIIQRMVDVGDRVSARQVLAKLDPKDLQTNVDSAQAQVVAEQARVKQTAAAFVRQEKLLPKGYTSRSEYDSAQAALRSSQSALAAAQAQLANAREQLGYTALVADAPGVITARQAEVGQVVQATVPIFSLARDGERDAVFNVYESLLVEPPPDAPITVSLLENPSIKAVGKVREVTPAVAANTGTVQVKIALQALPKGMELGSVVSATANGPAKASIELPWAALTKELSEPAVWLVDGDGNAQLHKVTVARYLTGKVIISDGLKGGEKVVVAGGQLLHPGMTVEIAQPGAQP; via the coding sequence ATGGGCGGTCGTATTTCCACCTGTATTTTTGGTCTTGGCCTACTGACGCTGCTGAGCGGCTGTGGCGAGGAAAAGGCTGAACCCAAGGCGCATTCACGGGTGTTTGTACAGACCGTGCAGCCGGCGGACTTCGCGGCGGCGGTGACCCTCACGGGCGATATCCAGGCGCGGGTGCAGACGGACCTGTCCTTTCGTGTCGGCGGCAAGATCATCCAGCGCATGGTGGATGTCGGCGATCGCGTGAGCGCCAGGCAAGTCCTGGCCAAGCTCGATCCTAAGGATCTGCAGACCAACGTCGACTCCGCCCAGGCCCAGGTCGTGGCCGAGCAGGCACGGGTCAAACAGACCGCCGCCGCCTTCGTTCGCCAGGAAAAACTCTTGCCCAAGGGCTACACCAGCCGCAGCGAATACGATTCCGCCCAGGCCGCGCTGCGCAGCAGCCAGAGCGCCCTGGCGGCGGCCCAGGCCCAACTGGCCAATGCCCGTGAACAACTGGGCTATACCGCGCTGGTCGCCGATGCGCCTGGCGTGATTACCGCGCGTCAGGCCGAGGTCGGCCAGGTGGTGCAGGCCACGGTGCCGATCTTCAGCCTGGCCCGCGATGGCGAGCGCGATGCCGTGTTCAATGTGTATGAGTCGCTGCTGGTGGAGCCGCCGCCGGACGCGCCAATCACCGTCAGTTTGTTGGAAAACCCGAGCATCAAGGCCGTGGGCAAGGTCCGTGAAGTCACCCCCGCCGTGGCCGCCAATACCGGCACCGTGCAGGTGAAAATCGCCCTGCAGGCGCTGCCCAAGGGCATGGAACTGGGCTCGGTGGTGAGCGCCACCGCCAATGGCCCGGCCAAGGCCAGTATCGAACTGCCGTGGGCTGCGTTGACCAAAGAACTCAGCGAGCCCGCGGTATGGCTGGTCGACGGCGACGGCAACGCGCAGCTGCATAAAGTCACCGTGGCGCGTTACCTCACCGGCAAAGTCATCATTAGCGACGGCCTCAAAGGCGGCGAAAAAGTCGTGGTGGCCGGCGGGCAATTGCTGCACCCCGGCATGACTGTCGAGATCGCCCAGCCAGGAGCCCAGCCATGA
- a CDS encoding efflux RND transporter periplasmic adaptor subunit — MKHLMLLLGASLLLVACSKQEPPPEPVRPVLSMEVKAEDQQSLGRFAGTIQARYESNLGFRVPGRIARRAVDVGAEVEKGALLAVLDPTDQQNQLRAAQGDLARVQAQFINAQANARRQQELFNRGVGAQAQLDVAQTDLKTTQATLDQAKASVNQAKDQLNYAELRTDHAGIVTAWNAEAGQVVTAGQQVVTLARPDIKEAVIDLPAGLAERLPPDGVFLVAAQLDPSVRTTAIVREIEPQAQSATRTRRARLSLTETPPALRLGTAISVTLSTAIAPRIELPLSALQEVDGKTRIWLLDTQNQTVQPRDITVLSRDADSALINGGVKPGERIVTAGVNSLKPGQKVKIDEDSPR; from the coding sequence ATGAAGCACCTGATGCTGCTGCTCGGCGCCAGCCTGTTGCTGGTCGCCTGTTCCAAGCAAGAGCCGCCACCCGAGCCCGTGCGCCCGGTGCTGTCCATGGAAGTGAAGGCTGAAGACCAGCAAAGCCTCGGTCGTTTCGCCGGTACTATCCAGGCGCGCTATGAAAGCAACCTGGGCTTTCGCGTGCCTGGCCGTATCGCTCGCCGCGCGGTGGACGTAGGCGCCGAAGTCGAGAAAGGCGCCTTGCTCGCCGTCCTTGACCCCACCGACCAGCAGAACCAACTGCGCGCGGCCCAGGGCGACCTCGCGCGGGTGCAGGCACAGTTCATCAACGCACAGGCCAATGCGCGTCGCCAGCAGGAGCTGTTCAACCGTGGCGTCGGCGCCCAGGCTCAATTGGACGTGGCCCAGACCGACCTGAAAACCACCCAGGCGACCCTCGACCAGGCCAAGGCCTCGGTCAACCAGGCCAAAGACCAGCTCAACTACGCCGAACTGCGCACCGACCACGCAGGCATCGTCACCGCCTGGAACGCCGAGGCCGGCCAGGTAGTCACTGCCGGCCAGCAAGTGGTGACCCTGGCGCGCCCGGACATCAAGGAAGCCGTGATCGACCTGCCCGCCGGCCTGGCCGAGCGCCTGCCGCCGGATGGGGTGTTTCTGGTCGCCGCACAACTCGATCCGAGCGTGCGGACCACCGCCATCGTGCGCGAGATCGAACCCCAGGCGCAAAGCGCCACGCGCACCCGGCGCGCACGCCTGAGCCTGACCGAAACACCGCCGGCATTGCGCCTCGGCACGGCGATCAGCGTGACCTTGAGCACGGCCATCGCGCCACGCATCGAACTGCCCCTGAGCGCCTTGCAGGAAGTCGACGGCAAGACCCGCATCTGGCTGCTCGATACCCAGAACCAGACCGTGCAACCGCGCGATATCACCGTGCTCAGCCGTGACGCCGACAGCGCCCTGATCAACGGCGGCGTCAAGCCCGGCGAGCGCATCGTCACCGCCGGCGTGAACAGCCTGAAGCCAGGGCAAAAAGTCAAAATCGACGAGGACAGCCCGCGATGA
- a CDS encoding efflux RND transporter permease subunit: MKGSFNLSDWALKHQSFVWYLMFVALLMGVFSYMNLGREEDPSFTIKTMVIQTRWPGATQEETLKQVTDRIEKKLEELDSLDYVKSYTRPGESTVFVFLKDTTSAKAIPEIWYQVRKKIDDIRGSFPQGLQGPSFNDEFGDVFGSVYAFTGDGLSMRQLRDYVEQVRAEIRSVPGLGKVEMIGQQDEVIYLNFSTRKLAALGVDQRQVVQSLQSQNAVTPAGVIEAGPERISVRTSGQFASEKDLANVNLRLNDRFYRLADIAEITRGYVDPARPMFRFNGKPAIGLAIAMQKGGNIQSFGKALHGRMDELTADLPVGVGVHKVSDQAEVVEEAVGGFTSALFEAVIIVLVVSFISLGMRAGLVVACSIPLVLALVFVFMEYSGITMQRVSLGALIIALGLLVDDAMITVEMMITRLEKGETKEQAATYAYTSTAFPMLTGTLVTVAGFVPIGLNASSAGEYTFTLFAVIAVAMLVSWVVAVLFAPVIGVHILSAKVKPHNAEPGRIGRAFNGGMLWAMRNRWWAIGITVALFVASVFSMQFVQNQFFPSSDRPEILVDLNLPQNASINETRKAVDRLEAIIKDDPDIARWSTYIGQGAIRFYLPLDQQLENPYYAQLVIVSKGLEERGELITRLQKRLRDDFVGIGSFVQPLEMGPPVGRPIQYRVSGKDTDQVRKHAIELATLLDKNTHLGEIIYDWNEPGKVLRIDIAQDKARQLGLSSEDVAQLLNSVVSGASVTQVNDDIYLINVVGRAEDAERGTPETLQNLQIVTPNGTSIPLLAFATVRYELEQPLVWRRDRKPTITIKAAVRDEMQPTDLVKQLKPEIDKFSAGLPVGYKVATGGTVEESGKAQGPIASVVPLMLFLMATFLMIQLHSVQKMFLVASVAPLGLIGVVLALIPTGTPMGFVAILGILALIGIIIRNSVILVTQIHEYELAGYTPWDAVVEATEHRRRPILLTAAAASLGMIPIAREVFWGPMAYAMIGGIIIATLLTLLFLPALYVAWYKIREPKKEQAS; this comes from the coding sequence ATGAAAGGCAGCTTCAACTTATCCGACTGGGCCCTCAAGCATCAGTCCTTCGTCTGGTACCTGATGTTCGTCGCGCTGTTGATGGGCGTATTTTCCTACATGAACCTGGGGCGCGAGGAAGACCCTTCGTTCACCATCAAGACCATGGTGATCCAGACCCGCTGGCCGGGTGCGACCCAGGAAGAGACCCTCAAGCAGGTCACCGACCGCATCGAGAAAAAACTCGAAGAACTCGACTCCCTCGACTACGTGAAAAGCTACACCCGGCCGGGCGAGTCCACGGTGTTCGTGTTCCTCAAGGACACCACCAGCGCCAAGGCCATCCCGGAGATCTGGTACCAGGTGCGCAAGAAGATCGACGATATCCGCGGCAGCTTCCCCCAGGGGTTGCAGGGCCCTTCGTTCAACGATGAGTTCGGTGATGTGTTCGGCTCGGTGTATGCGTTTACCGGCGACGGCCTGTCGATGCGCCAGTTACGCGACTACGTGGAGCAGGTGCGCGCCGAGATCCGTTCGGTGCCGGGGTTGGGCAAGGTCGAGATGATCGGCCAGCAGGACGAAGTGATTTACCTGAATTTCTCCACGCGCAAACTGGCGGCGCTGGGGGTTGACCAGCGCCAGGTGGTGCAAAGCCTGCAATCGCAGAACGCGGTGACCCCGGCCGGGGTGATTGAGGCCGGGCCGGAGCGGATTTCGGTGCGTACCTCCGGGCAGTTCGCCTCGGAAAAGGACCTGGCTAACGTCAACCTGCGGCTCAACGACCGTTTTTATCGCTTGGCGGACATCGCTGAAATCACCCGCGGCTACGTCGACCCGGCGCGGCCGATGTTTCGTTTCAACGGCAAACCGGCGATCGGCCTGGCCATCGCCATGCAGAAGGGCGGCAATATCCAGTCGTTCGGCAAGGCGCTGCACGGACGCATGGACGAGCTGACCGCCGACCTGCCCGTGGGCGTCGGCGTGCACAAGGTTTCCGACCAGGCGGAAGTGGTGGAAGAGGCCGTCGGCGGCTTTACCAGCGCGCTGTTCGAAGCGGTCATCATCGTGCTGGTGGTGAGCTTTATCAGCCTCGGCATGCGCGCGGGGCTGGTGGTGGCGTGCTCGATTCCGCTGGTGCTGGCGCTGGTGTTCGTGTTCATGGAATACAGCGGCATCACCATGCAGCGCGTCTCTTTGGGCGCGTTGATTATCGCCCTCGGCCTGCTGGTGGACGACGCGATGATCACCGTCGAGATGATGATCACGCGCCTGGAAAAAGGCGAAACCAAGGAGCAGGCGGCGACCTACGCTTACACCTCGACGGCATTCCCAATGCTTACCGGTACGTTGGTGACGGTCGCAGGTTTCGTGCCGATAGGCCTCAACGCCAGTTCGGCGGGCGAGTACACCTTCACGCTGTTTGCGGTGATTGCCGTGGCGATGCTGGTGTCGTGGGTAGTGGCGGTGCTGTTTGCCCCGGTGATCGGCGTGCATATCCTCAGCGCCAAGGTGAAACCCCACAATGCCGAGCCAGGGCGGATCGGCCGCGCGTTCAACGGCGGCATGCTCTGGGCCATGCGCAACCGTTGGTGGGCAATCGGCATCACCGTGGCGCTGTTCGTCGCCTCGGTGTTCTCCATGCAGTTTGTGCAGAACCAGTTCTTCCCGTCGTCGGATCGCCCGGAAATCCTGGTCGACCTGAACCTGCCGCAAAACGCCTCGATCAACGAGACGCGCAAGGCCGTCGACCGCCTGGAAGCGATCATCAAGGACGACCCGGACATTGCGCGCTGGAGCACCTATATCGGCCAGGGCGCGATCCGTTTCTACCTGCCTCTCGACCAGCAGCTGGAAAACCCTTATTACGCACAGTTGGTAATTGTGAGCAAAGGTCTGGAAGAGCGCGGCGAGTTGATCACACGCCTGCAAAAGCGCTTGCGCGATGACTTCGTCGGCATCGGCAGCTTCGTGCAGCCGCTGGAGATGGGCCCGCCAGTGGGCAGGCCGATTCAGTATCGCGTGTCGGGCAAAGACACCGATCAGGTGCGCAAACACGCCATCGAACTGGCGACCCTGCTGGATAAGAATACTCACCTGGGCGAGATCATCTACGACTGGAACGAGCCGGGCAAAGTGCTGCGCATCGACATCGCCCAGGACAAGGCGCGGCAACTGGGGCTGTCGTCGGAAGACGTGGCGCAGTTGCTCAATAGCGTGGTCAGCGGCGCCTCGGTGACCCAGGTGAACGATGATATCTACCTGATCAACGTGGTCGGCCGTGCCGAAGACGCCGAACGCGGCACGCCGGAAACCTTGCAGAACCTGCAGATCGTCACGCCCAACGGCACCTCGATTCCGCTGCTGGCCTTTGCCACCGTGCGTTACGAGCTGGAACAGCCGCTGGTATGGCGCCGTGACCGCAAGCCGACCATCACCATCAAGGCGGCGGTGCGCGATGAGATGCAGCCGACGGACTTGGTCAAGCAACTCAAGCCTGAGATCGATAAATTCAGCGCCGGCTTGCCGGTGGGCTACAAGGTCGCCACCGGCGGCACCGTGGAAGAAAGCGGCAAGGCCCAGGGCCCAATTGCCAGCGTGGTGCCGTTGATGCTGTTTCTGATGGCGACCTTCCTGATGATTCAGCTGCACAGCGTGCAGAAGATGTTCCTGGTCGCGAGCGTCGCGCCGCTGGGCCTGATCGGCGTGGTGCTGGCGCTGATTCCCACGGGCACGCCCATGGGCTTTGTGGCGATCCTCGGGATCCTGGCGCTGATTGGCATCATCATCCGCAACTCGGTAATCCTGGTAACGCAGATTCATGAATACGAGCTGGCCGGCTATACGCCGTGGGATGCGGTGGTGGAGGCCACCGAGCATCGGCGCCGGCCGATCCTGTTGACGGCGGCGGCGGCGAGCCTGGGCATGATCCCGATTGCGCGGGAAGTGTTCTGGGGGCCGATGGCGTACGCGATGATCGGCGGGATCATCATCGCCACCTTGCTGACGCTGCTGTTTTTGCCGGCGCTGTATGTGGCCTGGTACAAGATACGCGAGCCGAAAAAAGAACAGGCCTCATAA
- a CDS encoding class I SAM-dependent methyltransferase, whose amino-acid sequence MPLKPDDLDQITSTTLGHYNKVAEDFREGTRDHDVSQNIDALLRHIQGNAPFTVLDFGCGPGRDLQTFTRRGHIAVGLDGSERFAQMAREDSGCEVLQQDFLKLDLPAERFDGIFANAVLFHIPKQELPRVLKQLNKALKPGGVLFSSNPRGDNQEGWNGPRYGSYHDLAAWQALLTEAGFVELEHYYRPAGLPREQQPWLASVWRKT is encoded by the coding sequence ATGCCCCTCAAACCCGACGACCTCGACCAGATCACGTCCACCACCCTCGGCCATTACAACAAGGTGGCCGAGGACTTCCGTGAAGGCACTCGCGATCACGATGTGAGCCAGAACATCGACGCACTGTTGCGGCATATCCAAGGCAACGCGCCGTTTACGGTGCTGGATTTCGGCTGCGGGCCGGGGCGGGATTTACAGACATTCACGCGCAGGGGGCATATCGCCGTGGGCCTCGATGGTTCGGAGCGGTTTGCGCAGATGGCGCGCGAAGACAGTGGTTGTGAGGTGTTGCAGCAGGACTTCCTCAAGCTGGATCTGCCCGCCGAGCGCTTTGACGGCATCTTCGCCAATGCGGTGCTGTTTCATATTCCCAAACAGGAACTGCCGCGCGTGCTCAAGCAGCTCAATAAGGCGTTGAAGCCTGGCGGCGTATTGTTCAGTTCCAATCCGCGCGGGGACAACCAGGAAGGCTGGAATGGGCCGAGGTATGGCTCGTATCACGACCTCGCGGCGTGGCAGGCGCTGTTGACGGAGGCTGGGTTTGTAGAACTGGAGCATTACTATCGGCCGGCGGGGCTGCCTCGTGAACAGCAGCCCTGGTTGGCCAGTGTGTGGCGCAAAACCTGA
- a CDS encoding methionine ABC transporter permease — MWFDRLVQGAIDTLLMVGVSSLIALLVGIPLAVFLVTSDKGGIYQAPALNRVLGAFVNLFRSIPFLILMVALIPFTRLIVGTTYGVWAAVVPLTIAATPFFARIAEVSLREVDHGLIEAAQAMGCRRWHIVWHVLLPEALPGIVGGFTITLVTMINSSAMAGAIGAGGLGDIAYRYGYQRFDTQIMLTVIVLLVLLVAVIQLGGDRLARVLNKR; from the coding sequence ATGTGGTTTGATCGTTTAGTGCAGGGCGCCATCGACACCTTGCTGATGGTCGGCGTGTCGTCGCTGATCGCGTTGCTGGTGGGCATACCGCTGGCGGTGTTCCTGGTCACCAGCGACAAGGGCGGCATTTACCAGGCACCGGCGTTGAACCGCGTGCTGGGCGCCTTCGTCAATCTGTTCCGCTCGATTCCGTTCCTGATCCTGATGGTGGCGTTGATCCCTTTTACCCGGCTGATCGTTGGCACGACGTATGGCGTATGGGCCGCCGTGGTGCCGCTGACCATTGCCGCCACGCCGTTTTTTGCGCGCATCGCCGAAGTGAGCCTGCGCGAAGTCGACCACGGCCTGATCGAAGCCGCGCAGGCCATGGGCTGCCGGCGCTGGCACATCGTCTGGCATGTGCTGTTGCCCGAAGCGCTGCCGGGGATTGTCGGCGGATTCACCATCACGTTAGTGACCATGATCAATTCGTCCGCCATGGCCGGGGCGATTGGCGCGGGCGGCTTGGGCGACATTGCCTACCGCTACGGCTACCAGCGCTTTGATACGCAGATCATGCTCACGGTAATCGTGCTGCTGGTGCTGCTGGTCGCGGTGATTCAGTTGGGGGGTGATCGGTTGGCGCGGGTGCTCAACAAGCGGTGA